A stretch of the Festucalex cinctus isolate MCC-2025b chromosome 20, RoL_Fcin_1.0, whole genome shotgun sequence genome encodes the following:
- the plag1 gene encoding zinc finger protein PLAG1: protein MATGTQGHLDQGVEKVKLAPPMGRRKRAEGKPKRNFPCQDCQKAFNSLEKLKVHSYSHTGERPYCCSHPGCTKAFVSKYKLLRHMATHSPEKTHKCSYCEKMFHRKDHLKNHLHIHDPYKEAFTCQECGKSYNTKLGFKRHLALHAANSGDLTCQVCLQPFPSTGVLLEHLKSHAGKSSGGTKEKKHHCEHCERQFYTRKDVRRHMVVHTGRKDFLCQYCAQRFGRKDHLTRHVKKSHPQELLRVKTEPADLLEPVAYDLVSGGIKGELPDTLTTLPHQHNFYTGPILDSEPFPNAAHLLSLKYPLGSNITSYTVSSQENLKGELESYLLELQSGLPSSSSAAQDPQLPICKLETGDHVDMLEESTEERSLSKIATSVATAALASDSLASSSSLMDFSQLFNFLPLHGPLYNHTGGCEGQHTLNEENVHLHLPQEPSEGPEAAQSPLQGQASFICNLSTPTTLPRFHQAFQ, encoded by the exons ATGGCCACAGGAACCCAGGGCCACCTTGACCAAGGTGTGGAGAAAGTCAAGCTTGCGCCACCCATGGGGAGGCGCAAAAGAGCGGAGGGAAAGCCAAAAAGGAATTTCCCTTGCCAAGACTGCCAGAAAGCTTTCAACAGTCTGGAGAAGTTGAAGGTGCACTCGTACTCGCACACCGGAGAGAGACCGTACTGCTGCTCCCACCCTGGCTGCACCAAGGCTTTTGTCTCCAAATACAAGTTGTTAAG GCACATGGCAACTCACTCACCAGAAAAAACCCACAAGTGTTCATACTGTGAAAAAATGTTTCACCGCAAGGATCACCTAAAGAATCACCTCCACATCCATGACCCGTATAAGGAGGCATTTACGTGTCAGGAGTGTGGTAAGAGCTACAACACCAAGCTGGGCTTCAaacgccacctcgcccttcacGCTGCCAATAGCGGAGATCTCACCTGCCAAGTGTGCCTGCAGCCATTCCCGAGTACCGGAGTGCTTTTGGAACACCTCAAAAGTCACGCTGGCAAGTCCTCTGGTGGGACCAAAGAGAAAAAGCATCACTGCGAGCATTGCGAGCGGCAGTTCTATACCCGTAAAGATGTCCGGCGCCATATGGTGGTCCACACGGGGCGTAAGGACTTCCTTTGTCAATACTGTGCTCAGCGGTTTGGTCGGAAGGACCACCTTACACGTCATGTTAAGAAGAGTCACCCTCAGGAGCTGCTGAGGGTGAAAACTGAGCCGGCTGATTTGCTCGAGCCTGTTGCCTATGACTTGGTGTCTGGGGGTATTAAGGGAGAACTCCCAGACACGCTGACGACATTGCCGCATCAACATAACTTCTACACCGGCCCCATCCTGGACTCGGAGCCTTTCCCCAACGCTGCACACCTGCTCTCTTTGAAATACCCATTGGGCTCCAACATTACCTCATACACCGTCTCCTCGCAGGAGAATCTAAAGGGAGAACTGGAGAGCTACCTATTGGAGCTACAGAGCGGCTTGCCCTCCTCATCCTCTGCAGCGCAAGATCCACAACTCCCGATCTGCAAACTTGAGACGGGGGATCATGTGGACATGCTGGAAGAATCAACTGAGGAACGGTCCTTGTCCAAAATTGCCACATCAGTGGCAACAGCTGCTTTGGCAAGCGACTCACTCGCGTCGTCCTCCTCCCTGATGGACTTCTCACAGCTTTTCAATTTCTTACCGCTACATGGGCCCTTATACAACCATACTGGGGGCTGCGAGGGGCAACATACACTGAACGAAGAGAACGTACATCTCCACCTGCCCCAAGAGCCTTCTGAAGGCCCTGAGGCTGCACAGAGTCCACTTCAAGGCCAAGCCTCCTTTATTTGCAACTTGAGCACACCCACCACATTGCCCCGCTTCCATCAGGCATTTCAGTAA
- the chchd7 gene encoding coiled-coil-helix-coiled-coil-helix domain-containing protein 7, which yields MEKNVGKVRNQDINPCIEESDASQKCLDTFNYDMCTAFFQSYKDCRKYWHNIMMHRKKEGVKPYMPTAAERQEILSSIGGKPY from the exons atggaaaaaaatgtcggGAAAGTCCGGAATCAAGACATAAATCCCTGCATCGAA gaaagtGATGCCTCGCAGAAGTGTTTGGATACTTTCAACTATGATATGTGTACAGCCTTCTTCCAGAGCTACAAGGACTGTAGGAAATATTGG CACAACATAATGATGCACAGGAAGAAAGAGGGTGTAAAACCTTACATGCCCACGGCTGCAGAAAGGCAGGAGATTCTCTCGAGTATTGGCGGGAAGCCATACTGA
- the arhgef4 gene encoding rho guanine nucleotide exchange factor 4 isoform X1 yields the protein MGAVLSWFSTRFCILLLDAACTLIHSKPQESLEEPPQLFQGCGTDDCGLGDNVFKLSQKTIGGGYASEYRTHSRDDHTISDSDLRREVEDSLKALVGLKVQPAPSDRFCIVPSKTRRMKSLSLQHNHRKVFAMCVGKKHKTGKKNSDNSTVPLKFSTRDICSMGSQGYLIAENSKLPQDQNQSSTNQVYIEVTEITEPNVESTNKSGTFNSKTKTRVTVGPNKAFGRLSLKDHCFSQSTPVGLDCLGWRRHVSNFSPLPDGASQKSRSGEELGSEEDLLYEEYCGSVHCFGHPGGGGGEQLAVNELISDGNVVYAEALWDHVTMDDQELGFKAGDVIEVVDATNKEWWWGRIIDNEGWFPSCFVRLRVNQDEPTEDFQTHLEVAESTGGKEWLGLGMFLGPGLPSKELMRANVIKEIMSTERDYIKHLKDICEGYIKQCRKRTDMFTEEQLHTIFGNVEEIYKFQRKFLKNLEKKYNKEQPHLSEIGCCFLEHQIHFQIYSEYCNNHPNACIQLSLLMKASKYVFFFEACRLLQKMIDISLDGFLLTPVQKICKYPLQLAELLKYTNPQHREYKDVEAALNAMKNVARLINERKRRLENIEKIARWQSSIEGWEGADVLSRSSDLIFSGELTKLSLPHARSQQRMFFLFDHQIVYCKKDLLRRDMLYYKGRLDMDHMEVIDVEDGKENHFNISVKNTLKLQSLSGDEVHLLCAKKPEQKQRWMRAFAEERRRVQSDRETGFTLTEDQKKQAIVNACKRCLSGTPKVVSRPYYDLLLRQKHPSLPTALPQQHVFMLEEPKRKASTFWHNISRLTPFKK from the exons ATGGGAGCAGTGCTAAGTTGGTTTTCTACGCGCTTTTGCATTTTGTTGCTGGATGCAGCCTGCACATTGATACACAGCAAA CCTCAAGAATCCCTTGAAGAACCGCCTCAACTATTTCAAGGATGCGGAACAGATGATTGTGGCTTAGGTGATAACGTCTTCAAACTGAGCCAGAAAACGATAGGAGGAGGCTACGCTTCCGAATACCGTACCCACTCACGGGATGACCACACAATTTCAGATTCGGATCTTCGTCGTGAGGTGGAGGATTCTCTCAAAGCTCTTGTTGGACTTAAGGTTCAGCCTGCACCATCGGACCGATTCTGCATCGTTCCGAGTAAAACCAGAAGGATGAAGTCACTATCGCTTCAGCACAACCACAGAAAGGTGTTTGCAATGtgtgtgggaaaaaaacataAGACTGGGAAGAAAAACTCAGACAATTCTACTGTACCTTTGAAATTCAGCACCAGGGACATTTGCTCAATGGGTAGCCAAGGCTATCTTATAGCAGAGAACTCCAAATTACCACAAGACCAAAATCAATCAAGTACCAATCAAGTTTACATTGAAGTCACTGAAATAACGGAGCCGAATGtagaaagcacaaataaatctgGAACTTTTAATTCAAAG ACTAAAACCAGAGTTACCGTCGGACCCAACAAGGCGTTCGGACGGTTGTCCCTCAAGGATCACTGTTTCTCACAGAGCACCCCAGTTGGTCTGGATTGTCTGGGCTGGAGAAGACACGTTTCAAATTTTT CGCCTCTGCCTGATGGGGCCTCCCAGAAGTCGAGGTCTGGAGAAGAGCTGGGCAGTGAGGAAGACTTGTTGTATGAAGAGTACTGTGGTTCTGTTCACTGTTTTGGACATCCAGGAGGAGGTGGCGGAGAACAGCTTGCTGTCAAtgag CTTATCAGCGATGGCAACGTGGTGTACGCCGAAGCGCTCTGGGATCACGTCACCATGGATGACCAGGAGCTCGGCTTTAAGGCTGGTGATGTCATCGAAGTGGTGGATGCCACCAACAAGGAGTGGTGGTGGGGTCGTATCATAGACAATGAGGGCTGGTTTCCGTCCTGCTTTGTTCGG TTGCGTGTGAACCAGGATGAGCCCACAGAGGACTTTCAAACCCACCTGGAGGTGGCCGAGTCCACCGGAGGCAAAGAATGGCTCGGCCTTGGAATGTTCCTGGGGCCTGGACTGCCCAGCAAGGAGCTGATGAGGGCAAATGTCATCAAAGAGATCATGAGCACAGAGCGAGATTACATCAAGCACCTAAAAGACATCTGTGAG GGTTATATCAAACAGTGCCGCAAAAGGACAGACATGTTCACAGAGGAGCAGCTTCACACCATCTTCGGCAATGTGGAGGAGATCTACAAGTTCCAGAGAAAGTTCCTAAAGAATCTAGAGAAGAAGTACAACAAAGAGCAACCACATCTTAGTGAAATTGGCTGCTGCTTCCTTGAACAT CAAATACATTTCCAGATCTATTCCGAGTACTGCAACAATCATCCCAACGCCTGCATCCAGCTCTCCTTGCTCATGAAGGCGAGCAAGTATGTGTTCTTCTTTGAGGCCTGTCGACTCCTCCAGAAGATGATTGATATTTCTCTGGACGGATTCTTGCTCACGCCGGTCCAGAAGATCTGCAAGTATCCATTGCAGCTAGCCGAGCTGCTCAAATATACCAACCCACAGCACAG GGAGTATAAAGATGTGGAAGCTGCCCTAAATGCAATGAAGAATGTGGCCAGGCTCATCAATGAGAGGAAACGACGCCTTGAGAATATTGAAAAGATTGCCCGGTGGCAGAGTTCCATAGAGGGCTGGGAG GGTGCAGACGTACTGAGCAGGAGTTCGGATCTCATCTTCTCTGGAGAGTTGACCAAACTGTCTCTACCACATGCCAGGAGTCAACAGAGAATGTTTTTCCTGTTTGACCATCAGATTGTGTACTGCAAAAAG GACCTTTTGCGCCGGGACATGCTATATTATAAAGGTCGCCTGGACATGGACCACATGGAGGTCATCGATGTCGAGGATGGCAAGGAGAACCACTTTAACATCAGCGTCAAAAACACGCTGAAGCTGCAATCGCTTTCTGGTGATGAGGTCCACCTCCTGTGCGCCAAGAAGCCCGAACAGAAACAACGGTGGATGCGAGCCTTCGCTGAAGAGAGGAGGCGGGTCCAGTCCGACCGGGAGACAG GGTTTACTCTCACAGAAGACCAGAAAAAACAGGCCATTGTGAATGCCTGCAAAAGATGCTTATCTGGGACACCCAAAG TGGTGAGCAGACCCTACTACGACTTACTCCTGAGACAGAAGCATCCCTCCCTCCCCACGGCCTTACCACAGCAGCACGTCTTCATGCTGGAAGAACCCAAGCGCAAAGCTTCCACCTTCTGGCACAATATCAGCAGACTGACACCATTTaagaaataa
- the arhgef4 gene encoding rho guanine nucleotide exchange factor 4 isoform X2 — translation MRTHQTSEGSAPLPKDSCGSGGSSGESPGSDCHGASLTSGMMDSMVDAGLGVGGCIRGFDGSLSGTLRGVLSRYWSLESLHSTTAPLPDGASQKSRSGEELGSEEDLLYEEYCGSVHCFGHPGGGGGEQLAVNELISDGNVVYAEALWDHVTMDDQELGFKAGDVIEVVDATNKEWWWGRIIDNEGWFPSCFVRLRVNQDEPTEDFQTHLEVAESTGGKEWLGLGMFLGPGLPSKELMRANVIKEIMSTERDYIKHLKDICEGYIKQCRKRTDMFTEEQLHTIFGNVEEIYKFQRKFLKNLEKKYNKEQPHLSEIGCCFLEHQIHFQIYSEYCNNHPNACIQLSLLMKASKYVFFFEACRLLQKMIDISLDGFLLTPVQKICKYPLQLAELLKYTNPQHREYKDVEAALNAMKNVARLINERKRRLENIEKIARWQSSIEGWEGADVLSRSSDLIFSGELTKLSLPHARSQQRMFFLFDHQIVYCKKDLLRRDMLYYKGRLDMDHMEVIDVEDGKENHFNISVKNTLKLQSLSGDEVHLLCAKKPEQKQRWMRAFAEERRRVQSDRETGFTLTEDQKKQAIVNACKRCLSGTPKVVSRPYYDLLLRQKHPSLPTALPQQHVFMLEEPKRKASTFWHNISRLTPFKK, via the exons ATGCGGACCCATCAGACCTCAGAAGGGAGCGCGCCCCTGCCCAAGGACAGTTGTGGTAGCGGCGGCAGCTCAGGGGAGTCGCCAGGGTCTGACTGTCATGGAGCATCCCTGACAAGCGGAATGATGGACAGCATGGTGGACGCTGGTCTTGGGGTTGGTGGATGTATCAGGGGATTTGACGGTAGCCTGAGCGGCACTTTGAGGGGTGTCCTGTCTCGGTACTGGAGCCTGGAGAGTCTCCACTCCACCACAG CGCCTCTGCCTGATGGGGCCTCCCAGAAGTCGAGGTCTGGAGAAGAGCTGGGCAGTGAGGAAGACTTGTTGTATGAAGAGTACTGTGGTTCTGTTCACTGTTTTGGACATCCAGGAGGAGGTGGCGGAGAACAGCTTGCTGTCAAtgag CTTATCAGCGATGGCAACGTGGTGTACGCCGAAGCGCTCTGGGATCACGTCACCATGGATGACCAGGAGCTCGGCTTTAAGGCTGGTGATGTCATCGAAGTGGTGGATGCCACCAACAAGGAGTGGTGGTGGGGTCGTATCATAGACAATGAGGGCTGGTTTCCGTCCTGCTTTGTTCGG TTGCGTGTGAACCAGGATGAGCCCACAGAGGACTTTCAAACCCACCTGGAGGTGGCCGAGTCCACCGGAGGCAAAGAATGGCTCGGCCTTGGAATGTTCCTGGGGCCTGGACTGCCCAGCAAGGAGCTGATGAGGGCAAATGTCATCAAAGAGATCATGAGCACAGAGCGAGATTACATCAAGCACCTAAAAGACATCTGTGAG GGTTATATCAAACAGTGCCGCAAAAGGACAGACATGTTCACAGAGGAGCAGCTTCACACCATCTTCGGCAATGTGGAGGAGATCTACAAGTTCCAGAGAAAGTTCCTAAAGAATCTAGAGAAGAAGTACAACAAAGAGCAACCACATCTTAGTGAAATTGGCTGCTGCTTCCTTGAACAT CAAATACATTTCCAGATCTATTCCGAGTACTGCAACAATCATCCCAACGCCTGCATCCAGCTCTCCTTGCTCATGAAGGCGAGCAAGTATGTGTTCTTCTTTGAGGCCTGTCGACTCCTCCAGAAGATGATTGATATTTCTCTGGACGGATTCTTGCTCACGCCGGTCCAGAAGATCTGCAAGTATCCATTGCAGCTAGCCGAGCTGCTCAAATATACCAACCCACAGCACAG GGAGTATAAAGATGTGGAAGCTGCCCTAAATGCAATGAAGAATGTGGCCAGGCTCATCAATGAGAGGAAACGACGCCTTGAGAATATTGAAAAGATTGCCCGGTGGCAGAGTTCCATAGAGGGCTGGGAG GGTGCAGACGTACTGAGCAGGAGTTCGGATCTCATCTTCTCTGGAGAGTTGACCAAACTGTCTCTACCACATGCCAGGAGTCAACAGAGAATGTTTTTCCTGTTTGACCATCAGATTGTGTACTGCAAAAAG GACCTTTTGCGCCGGGACATGCTATATTATAAAGGTCGCCTGGACATGGACCACATGGAGGTCATCGATGTCGAGGATGGCAAGGAGAACCACTTTAACATCAGCGTCAAAAACACGCTGAAGCTGCAATCGCTTTCTGGTGATGAGGTCCACCTCCTGTGCGCCAAGAAGCCCGAACAGAAACAACGGTGGATGCGAGCCTTCGCTGAAGAGAGGAGGCGGGTCCAGTCCGACCGGGAGACAG GGTTTACTCTCACAGAAGACCAGAAAAAACAGGCCATTGTGAATGCCTGCAAAAGATGCTTATCTGGGACACCCAAAG TGGTGAGCAGACCCTACTACGACTTACTCCTGAGACAGAAGCATCCCTCCCTCCCCACGGCCTTACCACAGCAGCACGTCTTCATGCTGGAAGAACCCAAGCGCAAAGCTTCCACCTTCTGGCACAATATCAGCAGACTGACACCATTTaagaaataa